The Chloroflexota bacterium nucleotide sequence CTGGAGGCGTTGCTGGGGGTGTCGGCGGGGCGATTCGCATGGGTCTCTCAAGCCCTGTTGTATATCCATTATGTGATATCTGCATTTCTGGTGCTCGGCGTGGCACTGGCTGCCCGGGCGGTTTGGCGGCGCGAAGAGGGTTGGGAGGCATACCTTATCGCCCTGCTCTGGCTCTTTGGCCCGCTCCTGCTCTTGACGGTGCGCCCGGCGCCGGTTTACCTGCATTATATGACCGTGCTCTTCCCGGCGGTTTTTCTGGTGCTGGGGTTGGCTGCCGACTGGGTGGCCGGGCATTCTCGGGCTGTGGCTATAGTGACCTTTGCCGTAATCCTCTTGCTGGCAGGCACGCAGGCGTTCGCGGTGTGGTCTCTCTACGACCACGTGCGCGCCTATGACACAAGCGGCGGCTTCGGTGTGCCTCTGGAGACATGGCTGGCTGCGCGGGAGGCAGCCTTGCGCGCGGCGCAGGAGATTGGGGCGAGCCAGGTGGCTGTCGTGACCGAGGGCACGGTGCCCTATTGGGAAGAGTGCCCCGCTATCCTGAATTGCTTGTTGCGGCCGGAAGTGGAGCCGCGCTTCTTGGGGCGGGGTGGGGTGAGCGCTTTGCTGCTTCCGGCGGGCCAGCCGCTCGTTTACCTGACCACGCGAGATGACCGCGCTATCCAAGAGGTGCTGGAGACATGGGGCGACGTTAACGCGCAGGTGCCGCTGCCCGGTGATGCTGGCGCTTTGTCGGTCTATGTGCTCCCGGCCCAACCCTTGGAGGAAATCTTAGCCCGGCCTGCCGTCCCGCTGGGGGTTCGCTTTGCCAATGGCGCGGTGCTAATGGGCTATGATGGGCCGGACGTTGTTACGCCGGGGGAGACCCTTCGGCTCGCCACATATTGGACATTTCGCGGGCTCAGCGGCGAAGTCGGCGCGGCAGACTACACCGCCTTCCATCACCTAATGGATGCGGAGGGGCGGAAGTGGGGTCAGCAGGATGGCTTTGGTCTGGCCAGCGCCGACTGGCGCGAGGGTGATGTGCTGGCGCAGTTCTACGACGTCCCAGTCAGCCCCGATGCACCGCCAGGGGATTACTGGCTGTGGGTGGGACTGTACTCCTTACGCGATGGAACCCGGGTCGCTGTACTCGATGAAGCGGGCTCCCCGATGGAAGACCACGTGGCACTGGGCCCGTTCCACGTCGGTCCGTGAGGGGGTTTGCGGAACTGAGTGGGGCGTGATGCGTCTTAATGGATGGAGGTGAGTGTGGCTGAGTTCTGGACTACGCGACGGCTGCGAATTCTGCTGGCTGTAGGAGTGCTCCTTGGGCTGTTTCTCATCGCCTACAATGCTCGAGGGGCCCTCTTGCCATTTTTCTTTGGCGCAATCATTGCTTATATTATCCTCCCGCTGGTGAACGCGCTCCACCGGGGTATCGGGCGCCTTTGCCCTTTCTTAGGGCGCTATGCCCGCCACCTGGCGATCCTGGTTACCTACCTCATCATCTTGCTGGGGATTATCATAGTGCTGGCCTTCGCCATCCCTGCCATCGCTGCCCAGATCAGCCTGTTGGGGCGCAGCCTGCCGCTCTATGCTGCTATGTTTCAACAATTTTTGGAAGAGCATGGCCAGGAGTGGCTGTTACAATATCAAAAGCGTATCCCGCTCGATATCCAGAAATCCCTCCAAGATTACCTGCAGAACCTGACCCAAACCCTGTTCTTGGTGATGCAGCAGGGCATTCTGCGGGCCGCGGGCGTCTTCCGGGCCACGATCAGCGTGGTATTCGCCACCCTGCTTGTTCCGGTGTGGATGTTTTTCGTCCTGCGAGACGAACAGAGAATAAGCCGGTCTATCTATAATGCCTTGCCCCCGGCCTATCGCGCAGATCTACAATGCATCCAGACACTCGTGGATCGCACGTTCAGTTCGTTCCTGCGCGGGCAGTTAGTGCTCTGCATATCGGTAGGGGTGATGGCGATGGTCATCCTGGTGATCCTGGATGTGGATTTCGCCCTGTTATTGGGCATCCTCGCGGGTATCCTGGAACTTGTGCCCAACTTGGGCCCTGTCTTGGGCGCGATACCGGCGGTTCTTGCGGCTCTGCCCGATTCGCTGGGCAAAGCAATCGCCGTCATCATCGCCTTCCTGATTGTCCAGCAGGCGGAGAACCTGATCCTCGTGCCCCGAGTGATGGGGAGAAGCGTGCGGTTGCACCCGGCCATCGTGATGATGGTTTTGGTCGTCGGCGGTGCGTTGTGGGGAGTGTGGGGCCTGCTGCTGGCCGTGCCAGTTACCGCACTGACCCGCGACCTGTTACGCTATGC carries:
- a CDS encoding glycosyltransferase family 39 protein encodes the protein MIGSRPLREASTWKSAIRCLPLILILVLAAVLRFGQPGIAEFKFDEAEACSYAQRIATGQEFPLADGNMSFGLPDPALDVYLYALPPLFSDNPLAAVLFVAGLNLLAVAGTYLLAERFFNRRAALFAALFYAAAPWAVIYGRKAWVHVQPLLTVLMLWFLCEAVCGRAFQSPKQRQSRAIAGFLFLLGLQGQTHLLAVLFLPAAALSLLVFRKRIAGRPFWLGLGLAIVVSLPYLAHMFSQVSAAQAAITRSPLGGRWQVDAQAWRFVTWIASGFNLEALLGVSAGRFAWVSQALLYIHYVISAFLVLGVALAARAVWRREEGWEAYLIALLWLFGPLLLLTVRPAPVYLHYMTVLFPAVFLVLGLAADWVAGHSRAVAIVTFAVILLLAGTQAFAVWSLYDHVRAYDTSGGFGVPLETWLAAREAALRAAQEIGASQVAVVTEGTVPYWEECPAILNCLLRPEVEPRFLGRGGVSALLLPAGQPLVYLTTRDDRAIQEVLETWGDVNAQVPLPGDAGALSVYVLPAQPLEEILARPAVPLGVRFANGAVLMGYDGPDVVTPGETLRLATYWTFRGLSGEVGAADYTAFHHLMDAEGRKWGQQDGFGLASADWREGDVLAQFYDVPVSPDAPPGDYWLWVGLYSLRDGTRVAVLDEAGSPMEDHVALGPFHVGP
- a CDS encoding AI-2E family transporter, producing MAEFWTTRRLRILLAVGVLLGLFLIAYNARGALLPFFFGAIIAYIILPLVNALHRGIGRLCPFLGRYARHLAILVTYLIILLGIIIVLAFAIPAIAAQISLLGRSLPLYAAMFQQFLEEHGQEWLLQYQKRIPLDIQKSLQDYLQNLTQTLFLVMQQGILRAAGVFRATISVVFATLLVPVWMFFVLRDEQRISRSIYNALPPAYRADLQCIQTLVDRTFSSFLRGQLVLCISVGVMAMVILVILDVDFALLLGILAGILELVPNLGPVLGAIPAVLAALPDSLGKAIAVIIAFLIVQQAENLILVPRVMGRSVRLHPAIVMMVLVVGGALWGVWGLLLAVPVTALTRDLLRYARHRLSDEGVSPEQALRLASGIDLPAQNSH